The Mauremys mutica isolate MM-2020 ecotype Southern chromosome 1, ASM2049712v1, whole genome shotgun sequence genome has a segment encoding these proteins:
- the LOC123343735 gene encoding translation initiation factor IF-2-like, translating to MRSCCSGRCRERAPAGRPGTASCGNTGTAWPGQTSRPGSLQPPSPSQSRPGPPGTDAERSQRQAAPAGRAQAPTAAASCGLGRRAGPGSSWTGDAVQRAGGPSRLGAAAEGNGGPAAL from the exons ATGCGGAGCTGCTGCTCCGGGAGGTGCCGGGAGCGCGCGCCAGCGGGCAGGCCTGGCACAGCTTCCTGCGGGAACACGGGCACGGCCTGGCCTGGCCAGACATCGAG GCCTGgatctctgcagccccccagccccagccagagccggcCTGGGCCCCCGGGCACGGACGCCGAGCGGAGCCAGAGACAGGCGGCCCCGGCGGGACG ggcgcaggcacccacagcaGCCGCCTCCTGCGGCCTTGGGCGACGTGCCGGCCCTGGCAGCTCCTGGACGG GAGATGCCGTGCAGCGAGCCGGGGGCCCTTCCCGCCTGGGAGCTGCCGCAGAGGGAAACGGGGGCCCTGCCGCCCTATGA